Within Claveliimonas bilis, the genomic segment CCTCATACGTACTTATTTTCATACGTGAAAGGGACAGAAATCATGCTGTCTTTTGATCCTGTCCCTTTTATTCAGCTTTTTTCAGCTCACCACTCATGCTCTGGCTTTTATGCCAGTTTTATTCCAAAATCCTTCATTGCCTGTGCCAGACTTTTTTCATGTTCCGGAGAAATCTCTGTCAAAGGCATACGAAGTCCTCCGCATTCCATTCCCATCAGATTTACAGCCTTCTTTACCGGAATCGGATTCACTTCACAGAAAAGCTGCTCGATCAGCGGAATTGCCTTCAGCTGAAGTTCACAGGCTCCTTTCACATCTCCCGCAAAGAACTTTGCACAAATGTCATGGGTCTCTTTTGGAGCCACATTAGAGAGCACAGAAATAACGCCTTTTCCTCCCAGAGACAAAAGCGGTACGATCTGGTCGTCATTTCCGGAATACAGATCTGCTTTCCCGTCTGTCAGATACATGATCTTCGCTACCTGTGCAATATTGCCGGAAGCTTCCTTGATCCCCACAATATTGTCCACATCGCGGATCAGCTCTGCCGCTGTCTCCGGAGCAATGTTCAGCCCGGTACGACTTGCCACACTGTACATGATGATCGGCGCCTTGGCTTCTTCCGCTACAGCCTTATAATGTGCAGCCAGTCCTTTCTGTGTTGCTTTATTATAATAGGGAGTAACGATCAAAAGTCCGTCCACTCCGTATTCCACTGCCTCTTTTGACATGTCAATGGTCGTATATGTAGCGTTGGAACCTGTTCCGGCGATTACAGGAAGCCGTTTTTTCGTGCGTTCCACTGCAAATTTAATGCATTCCATATGTTCCTCTTCTGATAAAGTAGAGGACTCTCCTGTTGTTCCGCATATGATCAGACTGTCTGTTCCATTCTCGCAGTGATAGTCGATCAGCTCATCCAGTTTGTCAAAATTCACGCTTCCATCTTCATGAAATGGTGTAACCAGCGCCACCCCGGCACCTGTAAAAATAGCCATACTATTCCTCCTGACCTCTATAATAAAAAATGATATCTTCTAAAAAGTGTATCATTATTCATTTGCAATGTCAATGGAACGTTGCCTGCTTCAGGGCAGTTTGGTACATGGTCTGTCAATCTTCCAGACATTCCAGTTTACTTACCGACACTTCATATGCCGTTCTCTTTTCTGTCTCTGTCTCTGAAAGACGTTTTACGTATTCTCTGCTCTGTATACGCCCAAGCACCTGGACATGCTCCCCCACCTCAAAAGAAGAGGCAAATCTGGCATTTCTCCCCCAGCAGATGCAGGGAATATAATCGGATTTCCCATATGGCCTGTTGACTGCCAGAAGAAGATCGGCAATCTCCCTTCCAAGCGGCGTTTTGCGGTACACCGGCAGTTTGCAGATATATCCGTCCAGCAGGATCGTATTCGTCTTGGCCCCGTCCAACTCTTCATCAATAAAAGACACTTCTCTTACGAATACGGACAATATCAGCCTGTTCTTTTGTTCATCGTGCCTGTTGTAAGAGCGGAACTGCCCTGTCGCCATAATAAACTCCCCTGTGTAATCCTGCGTAACATCCATCAGTCTTTCCGAGATCATCAGCGGAATCCGGTCCTGCGAGCTGCTAAGACGGCGCACCAGCACATCCACCATATAGAATCCTTCTCCAAACACTGTGTGGCTGAATGTAAATCCTGATGCGATCTGCCCCATAATAGTTACCTGGTTGTTTTCAATAATCTTATCTGACATAACGTGTAAATCTCCCTTCCTCCGAATCGTATTCTAAGCTTTTTAGAGTCACTACATAATCTATGCGGGAAAAACAGATATTAGAACTATATTCCTTGTTTTTTTTGGGAAATATGATAAACTAAAACAGTTACAAAATAATGTAGAATGTGATAGATCAAAAGAAAAGGAAGATTTCGTATGAAGACAAAACGCGAAGATGTACGTAATATTGCTATTATCGCCCATGTCGATCATGGGAAAACAACGCTTGTAGATGAGCTGCTCAAACAAAGCGGTGTATTCCGCGAAAATCAGGAAGTAGCCGAGAGAGTCATGGACTCCAATGATATTGAACGTGAGCGTGGAATTACCATTCTTTCTAAAAATACTGCTGTTTATTATAAGGGAACAAAGATCAACATTATCGACACACCCGGACATGCCGATTTCGGCGGCGAAGTAGAACGTGTCCTGAAAATGGTAAACGGGGTGATCCTGGTAGTGGATGCTTTTGAAGGAGCTATGCCCCAGACAAAATTCGTGCTGCGAAAGGCCCTGGAACTGAAGCTCCCTGTCATCGTCTGCATCAACAAGATCGACCGTCCTGAGGCCCGCCCTTCCGAAGTCATCGATGAAGTGCTGGAACTGTTCATCGATCTGGACGCTTCTGATGAGCAGCTGGACTGCCCCTTTGTCTATGCGTCCGCAAAGGCAGGCTATGCCGTGCTGGAGCTGGAGGACGGTCCCCAGAATATGGTGCCGCTTTTTGAGACCATCCTGGATTACATCCCGGCGCCGGAAGGAGATCCGGATGCCGACACTCAGGTTCTGATCAGTACCATTGACTATAATGAATATGTAGGCCGCATCGGTATCGGCAAAGTAGATAACGGCACAATCCGCACCGGTCAGGACATGATCGTCGTAAACGCTCACGACCCGGAGCGTCAGGAAAAAGTAAGGATCAGCAAGCTCTATGAATTTGACGGTCTGAACAAAGTGGATGTGAAGGAAGCTACCATCGGTTCTATTGTGGCAATTTCCGGTATTTCAGATCTTTCGATCGGCGATACCATCTGTTCCCCGGAAAATCCGGTAGCCATTCCCTTTCAGAAAATTTCCGAACCAACCATTGCCATGCAGTTTATGGTAAATGACAGTCCCTTTGCCGGTCAGGAAGGAAAATATGTTACATCCCGACATATCCGCGACCGTCTGTTCCGGGAATTAAATACAGATGTCAGCCTCCGGGTGGAGGATACGGAAAATATGGACACATTCAAAGTATCCGGCCGGGGCGAGCTCCATCTTTCTGTGCTCATAGAGAATATGCGCCGGGAAGGATATGAGTTTGCTGTCAGCAAGGCAGAGGTCCTGTACAAAAAGGACGAAAAAGGAAGGCTCCTTGAGCCGATGGAAACTGCATTCATTGATGTACCGGAAGAATTTACCGGTATTGTCATTGAAAAACTGGGACAGCGTAAAGGAGAACTCCGCAATATGGG encodes:
- the dapA gene encoding 4-hydroxy-tetrahydrodipicolinate synthase, with amino-acid sequence MAIFTGAGVALVTPFHEDGSVNFDKLDELIDYHCENGTDSLIICGTTGESSTLSEEEHMECIKFAVERTKKRLPVIAGTGSNATYTTIDMSKEAVEYGVDGLLIVTPYYNKATQKGLAAHYKAVAEEAKAPIIMYSVASRTGLNIAPETAAELIRDVDNIVGIKEASGNIAQVAKIMYLTDGKADLYSGNDDQIVPLLSLGGKGVISVLSNVAPKETHDICAKFFAGDVKGACELQLKAIPLIEQLFCEVNPIPVKKAVNLMGMECGGLRMPLTEISPEHEKSLAQAMKDFGIKLA
- the typA gene encoding translational GTPase TypA, whose product is MKTKREDVRNIAIIAHVDHGKTTLVDELLKQSGVFRENQEVAERVMDSNDIERERGITILSKNTAVYYKGTKINIIDTPGHADFGGEVERVLKMVNGVILVVDAFEGAMPQTKFVLRKALELKLPVIVCINKIDRPEARPSEVIDEVLELFIDLDASDEQLDCPFVYASAKAGYAVLELEDGPQNMVPLFETILDYIPAPEGDPDADTQVLISTIDYNEYVGRIGIGKVDNGTIRTGQDMIVVNAHDPERQEKVRISKLYEFDGLNKVDVKEATIGSIVAISGISDLSIGDTICSPENPVAIPFQKISEPTIAMQFMVNDSPFAGQEGKYVTSRHIRDRLFRELNTDVSLRVEDTENMDTFKVSGRGELHLSVLIENMRREGYEFAVSKAEVLYKKDEKGRLLEPMETAFIDVPEEFTGIVIEKLGQRKGELRNMGTASGGYTRMEFSIPARGLIGYRGDFLTDTKGNGILNTAFDCYAPYKGDIQYRKQGSLIAFETGESVTYGLYSAQERGTLFIGPGEKVYSGMVIGQNAKTDDIEVNVCKTKHLTNTRSSSADEALRLTPPRILSLEEALDFIDTDELLEVTPKSLRIRKKILDPKMRKRNNNKS
- a CDS encoding single-stranded DNA-binding protein, which encodes MSDKIIENNQVTIMGQIASGFTFSHTVFGEGFYMVDVLVRRLSSSQDRIPLMISERLMDVTQDYTGEFIMATGQFRSYNRHDEQKNRLILSVFVREVSFIDEELDGAKTNTILLDGYICKLPVYRKTPLGREIADLLLAVNRPYGKSDYIPCICWGRNARFASSFEVGEHVQVLGRIQSREYVKRLSETETEKRTAYEVSVSKLECLED